The Cryptomeria japonica chromosome 9, Sugi_1.0, whole genome shotgun sequence DNA segment AGATGGACAGCGTCCTCTAGAGCCATACAGGTGCCTTGACCAAGATCAGGCGACACTGGGTGCAATGCATCTCCAACAATGGTTACGCTTCCCTTTCCCTTTTCCATCCCTCTTCCCCACTCCCATGGCCACACCCACCTCACCTTCAGTTCTGCCATATTAATGGTCTCCGCTGGGCTCGACTTTATTAGTTCTGCAATGGGCTCAGGGAAATCTCTAACCATCTCCAGAGCTGCATGCCTAACCTTCTCAGCATCCCCACAGATCTCTGCATCTAAAAAATCGAATTGGAGGTTAGATTGCAAACCAGTCATGATAAATAGCAACAAAGCATGAAACAATTGGAATATGGcatgaaataattttttgaatGAGGATTCTTAACATGTTGGGTACATAGAAAATTAATCTTCTTGAATTTAATAGCTCACTTTGTAGAGTTGTTCTAataaaattcaaaccctaacaaaaacccccAGTACCTTGTGGATGGGATCTCCTACTCACAAACCAGTAAATTTTTTTGTCAGTGCAAGTGAGAAACCCTGCCCTTACTCCTTTACCCCAAAGTTGTACCATGAGCTTCTCGAAATGGTGGCCTTCTGTATATGTGACCATGCCTCTAATGGCAATGCGTCGGGATGATTTGGCTGGTGGGAGGCCCATATATCTTGCAACCGTTGAGTACACTCCATCACATCCTATCACAATCTACAACCAGTACTCAAGAATAAGGAAGCTATTTGAAGAAAGagagtgtgtaggggaaaaagcgagactaggttaacatgccctaatcctaccttttgacacacattacggaatacgaaatagcctagaggtatcacacaattggctacttctttttgcgAAAGAGAGAgtcacgagctacctattaggatttctattcctttgttgcaattgaaagataaaatgatacaagttcaagtcctaatcccaaaatgcatgtacaaactaataacaagattgcaaaattgagattaaacaatgaacagctgtaaacacaaggataaaacaagaatgcagatgcatacccagagtcaaaatcagagtgaaaatgttcgggacgggggtccgggcgccactgtcctgatactatgctggaaactgcacctgaaactgctgtcttgtactctggaaaactgtcggaagtgttgtctgtcaggaggaccaaggcgcccagcgcctctgtcccagggaccagggcgcccagcg contains these protein-coding regions:
- the LOC131030196 gene encoding monooxygenase 2-like, with the translated sequence MGLPPAKSSRRIAIRGMVTYTEGHHFEKLMVQLWGKGVRAGFLTCTDKKIYWFVSRRSHPQDAEICGDAEKVRHAALEMVRDFPEPIAELIKSSPAETINMAELKVRWVWPWEWGRGMEKGKGSVTIVGDALHPVSPDLGQGTCMALEDAVHLSRCLEQAIKSVNMVEWGEAEVEKIESCFNKYLDERRWRISSIASVAFVIGLIQEGSSRLMFYS